The Jaculus jaculus isolate mJacJac1 chromosome 1, mJacJac1.mat.Y.cur, whole genome shotgun sequence nucleotide sequence CAGTCACGTCCTGTCTCGTGGGCTGGGATGGTGAAGCGCAGCCCTGGGCTGACCTCGAATGCCGGATCCCACTCGTGAGCTGGAGCCGGGAGGTAGCAGGATAGAACCACTCTCGAAGACAGAGCCGAAACCGAGAGCTCGCTGCTTTGATGAGGCGGCTTGCACCGTGTGAAGATCGGTGGGCTGGGAAGAGATGTGCATGGGTCTGAGAGAGCTTGCGGGCGCTGGGGAACAGTGAGCACAGGAGCGGTATGCATTGGCATACGTTCAGCTTGGAATTCCAGGACTGTCCTCGCTCCAACTATTCATCGAAGAGGACTCCAGGGTGGTAGATACTTTGCTGGGGCGCGTCCCTTCCCCCTTGGGCCTCGTTTGCAGGGTCAGTGTGCGCCCTAGCCTGCTTTTTCTCTTTATGTTCTCAACTTCTCCTTGAGCCAAAGCTCAAGGGTGAGACTAGGGGGTTACGCCTTGGGACCTTaaagtttggttgtttttttttcctctacggATCGCCCCCCTGTTGGATCCCTATATAGCGCCTAACCCCTTCCCCATCCTCTGACCTTTCTCGCTAAGTCTCCCCTAAGGAACCCTACTATGTACTCCCTGCCGTTGCCAACCTCAGACCAGGCCTGAGCTGGTCACCCAAGGTGATCACTCCAGAGTCCCCACCGCTGCGTGCTCGGTCCTAGGCATGCGCAAGATGGTGGAGCCCTCCAGTGCTTGGGCTCCCCCTCGCAGTGTTGATTTTGGGGCCAGGGACGCTGCTACTAGGACAGCAATTGGCCTGGATATGTGGTGCCACTGTCCGTAGCCCCGCCCCACTTGCTGCTTCTCCTCTTTGGACCTGCCCCCTCCCAATTTATGGAAACGAATCTAGTAGGGGAGGACCCCACCTTGTATAACCGAAATTTGTCATCCCGGAACAAGAAATGGCCAGAGTAAATCAGGGAAATAATGAACCCTGACCAGAACAGTTGCCAGCaagtgaagagaaagaaatgtgaaagTTCCTAGGCTCTGGCCCAAGGAATCTTCCTGTTCACAGTTTATGGACAAGCTGgctaagaaagaaaaggatagaaAAGGCTCATAACCCTTCTAACTCCTTCACACCTATGCTAAGTTCCTGGGCCAAGTTGTCTGCAGACCTGTAagccgcctccccccccccccccccccgcaggtgGCCCTGAGGGGAGGGGTTGCTTCCCCTCCCTTAGTATAGTTCCTGACCAAGAAGAACCCTAATGTAGGTGATCTTGAGTTGTGGGTGGCAAGACTGGCCTGATCTTTCTGGAAGGATAGTGACCAGAGGGGTAGGAGTCTCTGCTTCCTTCAGTGAGGGTGCATCCTTGTTGCATGCAGCAGGAtggctttggcttttggcttttggcttttggcttttggttgaGCCCTGCCCACCTCTGAATCCTGGAAACTGGGGCTGACCCCTCACCTTTCTGCCTTCTCACATTTGCAGGATCCTTTTATAGCATTCCACATCAACAAGGGCATTGTGAGGAAGTATATGAACTCTCTGCTGATTGGAGAACTGTCTCCGGAGCAGCCCAGCTTTGAGCCCACCAAGAATGTAAGAGACCCTGCTTGCTGTTTGGTTGTTGAAGGAGAGGGGTGCGGGTGCTCACAGTGTCACAGGTAAGGAGGGTTCTGGGAGTCCTGGGACCTCTTCCTCTATCGCATAGCTAGATAGTCATAAGGTCAGTGGAGAGGGCTTTGGAATCTCTGCTTCTCCCAATGCTGCCATCACCAGCATCATACCTATTTAATGAACACCTGCAGTGTGCCAAGCCCaagttcaaacacatgatcctCATCCGTTTAtacatgagaaaactgaggctcagagagtttAAGCAACACATTCAGAGTTCACATAGTCAGAGGCAGAGCAGGGAACCCAAATTCAGTCTACTTGCCTGTTGGGCATGACCCTATCCATCACAGCTCCTCCTGCCATCTTTCCTCATCATGACATTGCTGCCTAGGACTAGGACCTTCTCACACATCCTCTGTGGAAGGTTCTTGAGCCTGAGAGGGTTGGGCTGCTGCTTGGAGGAATTAACAGCTCCACTCTTCCACAGAAAGAGCTGACAAATGAATTCCGGGAGCTGAGGGCCACAGTGGAGCGAATGGGCCTCATGAAGGCCAACCATCTCTTCTTTCTGCTGTACCTGTTACACATCCTGCTGCTGGATGTTGCTGCATGGCTCACTCTTTGGCTCTTTGGGACATCCCTGGTGCCCTTCTTCCTCTCTGCAGTGCTGCTCAGTGCAGTTCAGGTGAGTGCCTTTGACCAGCCAAGTGTACAACCATCTTGACATCCCTGGAGAAAGGATCAAGGCCAGAATCCTGCTGAGCTCAGAAGATGTGCAGGAGAGTGGTGCAGGAAGGACACACACTCCACTGTCTCAGGCTTTTAGCTGCTCATTAGCTACATGCACATCTTTGATTCTCTTAGCCTCTCTTAAGCAGCGTCTATGGCCAGACCACCCTGAACACACCCGATCTCTCTTAGCCTCTCTAGTTGCTCTTTCCTGGGCTCCCTTCCTATGGAATTGTTCCCTGAAACTTCAAGTTAAGGTTCCGTCCCAGCTGAAGTGTACCAGGAACCAAGAGCTTGGTTTCTGTCTTCCCACCGCTGACATCGTCCAATATGCCAAACATGACCCAGCCCCAGTACCACACTAATATTTTGAATTCTGGATTTCAGTCCACCATAAGTTATGGTACTTTAGACCTGGGGAAACTGAAGAATAAAGGGTTGTGATTTGCTTCTGCTCACATAGGAGCCAGTGGTTCCTTGGCATGGTACAGTCGTCCCAGGTCTGGGTGGGTGGAGGACAAAAGGCTTCTGAAGGCAATGCTGAGGTTCAGGAAAGAGACCGGGGCTGCTCTGGGAACTAACCTTTCTCTCCTAGGCCCAAGCTGGTTGGCTGCAGCATGACTTTGGGCACCTGTCAGTCTTCAGCACCTCTACCTGGAACCACCTGCTACATCATTTTGTGATTGGCCACCTGAAGGTCAATGAGATGTGGGAGGCTCTTCGAAACCCCAGCCCATAAAGGGTTgtagaggttgggggggggggatggctcTAGGTTTCCACACTCACACTCAGTTCTCTGTAGGGGGCCCCAGCCAGCTGGTGGAACCACATGCACTTCCAGCACCACGCCAAGCCCAACTGCTTCCTCAAAGATCCTGACATCAACATGCATCCCTTCTTCTTTGCCTTGGGGAAGGTGCTTTCGGTGGAGGTGAGCTGAGGTATCAGGGCAGAGGTCTTGGGAAGTGGAAAGCAGCCTGCACAGTGGGGCTAGGCTCCGGGGCCCCTGCCTTTTGGAAGTTGTGGGAGGCAGCAGACAGTAAGCCTAACCAGTCATCTAGGGCAGAATCAGCCATCCTTCCTAGGTAGAATTCAGTCAGAAAATAGTTCCTGCATAAAATACCCAGCTGGTGACAGGAGATTGCTGTGCAAGCCATTGCTTATCCTTGAAAGTAACATGAGGCACTTCCTTGGGGTCCTGCTTGACACATCTGCCCTAGGAAGTCACTTCCTGCACTCCTGTACTTAGTGTTTCTGACTCTTACGCTGGGTATCCAGATccacttgctcttttttttttagagagagagagagaaaagagaattggtgtgccaagggcTTCAGTCCctacaatctaactccagatgcttgcgccacctagtgggcatgtgcatccttatgcttgcctcacctttgtgcatctggctaagtgggatctggacagtagagcatgggtccttatgcttctcaggcaagtgctaagccatctctccagccctaacttgctCTTTTTAAAACAACCCAATCTCAAGGGGAACTCACCAGGTGCCCACAAAAATTACATTAACTTCCTCCAGTGATTTAATTACTCCCTCTTAAAGgctcacctcttaaaggtccaGCTTCTCCCAACATTACATTGAGGGACCAAACAGTCAACACAGAACCCAATAGAGGACAAACAACGCCAAGCCATAGCTCCCGTCTGGCCTGTCTTGGCTTGGATTGACACCTGCTGCTTCATTTGTCCCCTGTGACTGCATCTGCCCTCTGCACTTCACTTACCCACCTCTAGCCAAAACcacccttttccttttttcttcttcttctttttttttttttcaaggcaggatttcactgtagtccaggctgaccttggaattcagtttgtagtctcagggtgagtttgaactcacaatgatcctcctttttttttttttttaatttgaaaggagagaggcagatagtgaaaaagggtgtgccatggtctcctagccactgcaaatgaactccagaaacatgcaccaccttgtgcctctgactttatgtgggaattggggaattgaaccctgggctgttaaagatataagcaagcacctttaaccactgagccatctttccatcccacaaAGCACCATTTTAAAACACAAGGCAGACCATGGGtaggcaagttcaaggcctgcctggactatAGAACAGATCAAGCCACATACTCTTGACCTTACAAGGGCTTTTTGAAATGCTTTATGATTTGGCCCCTGCCCAGTTTTCTGGTCTTGAAAATGTTAAAGACCTTTGTCAGGCTGTTCCTTCTGCTTCAGATGCCCTTCCCCCGAATTTTTGCACTGATGgccgtttgttttgttttttaaaaagatatatttatttgagacagagcgggacagagagtgagaatgggtgcaccagggcctctagccactgcaaacaaactacatatgcatatgccaccctgtacatctatctggcttacatggaacctggagaatcaaacctgggtccttaggcttcgcaggcatgcaccttaaccactaagccatctctccagccctgttggccCTTCTTATCATCCCTGTTTGAGTTTAGGTATCAGGGCCTAAGGGAGGACAGATCTGACCACCTCTGCCAAATTGCTGCCTTTCTGTTTGTCCTGTTTTACCTGCTTGTAACCtgtagattattttttaatatttttacttatttgcaagcagaaagagagaatgggacaccagggcctctagccacagcaagtgaactccagatgcatgcacctccctgtgcatctagctgtacatgggtactgggaaatttagctcggttgttaggttttacagccAAGTGCCTAAACTagtgagccgtctctccagctcctctgtaAATTGTTTTGTGTTCTACTTACAAGTTTACTACCAGTGTCATCTCTTGGAATTATAAGCTCCTTGCATGGAGTGCAGGGGGAGCTCTGTACTGTTCACACACTTCAGGCTCTGAGTAAACTAGAacagtgctgggcgtggtggcgcacgcctttaatcccagcactcgggaggcagaggtaggaggatcactatgagttccaggccaccctgagactacacagtgaattccaggtcagcctgggctagagtgaggccctacctagaaataataataataataacgagAACAGTGACAGGCAGTAGGCTCCCCAGCGCTTTGTTGAAGGCCTCATCTAGCTCTGCTTTGCTAGAACATACTTCCAATAAGCAACCTGTGGACACAGCAGCTCTTAGGTCAGATTCTGCTCTGCACAGAGGACTTGTGCTGTGTTTTATGTTTGTGTGATCCCCAGAACTAGTTGAGGCAAGAAATGCAGGGGCCATGGGAGTGAGACGTGAATCCACGTGAGGGGCTCTGGACTCACTGGATGCCCTGACAAGCCTAATGTTGTCTCTTCAGTAGCTTGGCTTATAAAATAGCCACCCACTGGGAAAAGTTTTACCAGAACCTTCAGATTGCCACATTGTTCTTGATAACCTTTCCACAGGTGATTAGGAAGTTCAGGTTGAGTTCAAGAGCcctaaagatttttgttttaatatttcctttttttttttttttttttgcaaggagagacaatgagaacgggcatgccagggcctcttgctattgcaaataaactcagttgtgcatctggttttacatgagcactgggggatGAACTCAGGgtatcgggctttgcaagcaaactgccttttaactgctgagctatttctctagaCCAAATGACCATAAgatatctctttatttatttatttgaaagacagagagggagggggaagggagagagaaaaagaccatAAGATTTTAATAGAAGGGATCAGATTCTGGACATGGAGTGCTTACCAGTAGGGGGGCAAAAATAGTGTTCTGTGGAGACTCACTGATCCAAAGAGTACAGATGGTGACAGGAAGGGAAAGTGGTAAGACCTGTGCAGCAAATTTGGATGACAGATCAGGAGTTCTGAAGACTGTCAGCCACATGCCTCGTGTGGGCCTTGTCATGGTACATGcagcccagggcctcttgctacagaTGCTGGGCTAGGGCTGCACCTGACAGCTTTCCACTGGTACCAGCCAGCTGAGGGCCACTGACATAGGGCTTAGCATCTGAGCAGAGAAAGCCAAGGGTATGCAGAGATGAGTGGGTGACTGGTGTCTGCCTACCactgactttattttttgtttgttttttttccttaacagcttgggaaacaaaagaaaaaatacatgccATACAACCACCAGCACAAGTACTTCTTCCTGAGTGAGTGTCTGCAGCCCTGGGGACCCGTCTTGGGAGAGGTGTGGAATGTGAGGAAGAAGTGGCTTTCCAGGAGACTATGATATTAAACTCCATGAATGACCCAGGAGGAAGGCTAATACTCTACCAAGGAGCACATGGCCTGTACCACGGAGTAAACTCAACAAGCTTTTTATTTGATGAGCTATTTGCACTAAATCCTCCAACCTCATCCCAGGTTCCAGGAGGAAATTAGTGGTCAGTAGAGGCCTCCTAATGAAGCTTGAAACCTTGTCAAACAGATGGGGTCACTTAAGGTGATCTTTTGGGACACAGTTCAAATAGCTGTGGGCAGTGGGACCCAAACAGTGTTGCTAATGACAGAGATCTCCGTGGTCCCCTTAAGCTCTTTCTGGAGCTTGCTGTGTATTTTCTGCTTTCTGAGTCTGAAATAATGCCCCTAATTTAAAACTCCTCTAAGATTTCAAGttttgggctgaggagattgctcaatgcATAAAGTGCTGgctatgcaagcctgaggacctgagttcagtgccCATGTACAGCAAGGTGAATAGCATGTCTGTCTGTAAACAGTGTGCCCATGGGGAAAAGGGAGGTAGAGAGGAGGACCCTGGAGCTCTTGGGCCAGCTACCCTGGTGAatgcagcagcaaacaagagaccctgactcaaaacaaggTAGACTGacccttgaggttgtcctctgacctccacaagtgtgctgtggcatgcatgtacccacattcacatacatgaacatacacacaattGAAATAACTCTTTTTTACAATTTGAGGTTCTCTTGGGCAGGTGGTAGGGCAGGTTGGTGCTTTGTTGTTAACTTGGTTTTGTTTGAGAGTCTCgtgtaacccatgctgaccttagGCTTGCTGCATAGCCAAGGTTGTccttaaattcctgatcctcctgcctctacttcccaagtgcagaGATTGCAAGTTCTTAAAgggtttttaaaggaaaagggggaaagaatGAAGTTTTCCAAATTGCCAATTACCAGCTGTCCCTACTAGAAAAAATTGGGGGAGACTGATGATAGAGCAAAGATGCCCTTCCACAAAGAAGAATGTGAGATTCcaggacatgtgccaccatggaggGGCCATAGGTGGGCATGGTCAGAGGTGCCCCTCAGCCTGTGGAGGGTCAGCAGGGACCTCTCCAACACCTGGCATCTCCTGCCCGTGCCCCGTGAGCCACTTGGTGGAGCAGCTGGGAACATGACAGGGCTGCAGGGCAAGGCTGTGGCGTATTCTTTGCAGGGCCTGGGAGCCGAGCACATTCCATGCTTGAGCTCCCCTGTGCCCTCTTCCACCACAGAGAGATGTTTCACCCCCTCACCTTCCCTGGCATCCTCCTAGAGATGTGCCTTCTCCAGGCTTGTGTTCCTGCCCACCCTCAGTGCCCGGTGGCTTGAGCGCCATTAAGGCAGctgaagaagtgacaggagagggcaggaaggaggagcCTTGTACTGGGGACCGTCTCCACAGCAGCCCTTTCTGATCCCCGGGCTGCTCATGCCATGTCTGTCTCCTTGTTCTCCTCAGTTGGGCCCCCAGCTTTGCTGCCTCTCTACTTCCAGTggtatattttctattttgttgtccaACGGAAGAAATGGGTGGTGAGTATCCATGACCCAAGAGTTCCACATCCTGggttcttacttatttatttgacagagaaagagggggagagaatgggcgtgtcagggcctccagccactgcaaatgaactccagatgcatgcgcccccttgtgcatctggctaacgtgggtcctagggaatcgaactgaggtcctttcgcgttgcaggcaaatgccctaaccactaagccatccctccagcccccatcctggGTTCTTCAGTCCTTGCAAAGGAAATGGGAAAACAGACTGACTCCATATCCAGTTGAGAACAAAAATAGTAGAACCAGGTCCAAATGTGCCTTCTCTCTAGGCAGGACAAAGTGACTTGGGCTCAGCAGGCAACTTGGTTCCCAGAGCCTGGCTGTGCAGCCAGTCCCTTAGTTACCCGAGCCAGGCAGAACACCAGGTGGAGAGAATCGGGGAAGAGACAGGGAGACTACTCTTGCTCTCAGGGGAACATCTCATGAAGTGGAATGTGGCGATAGGGCAATGAAGGACAGAATCTGAACAGAGAAGTTGGAAGGTGAGGGTTGAGTCTGGCCATTTGACATGGGATGGGGGCTCAAGTGTTAGGAGAGAGTATAGTGTGCTTGGACGCTGCAGGAAGGGCCTGGAGCTTCGATCAGAGCAGGGTAGGCCAGTGTGGCAGCACATCGTTCATCTGGCATCACTTAAGATGAGATCGGGCGCATTCCTGGTGATGTGGCTGTAGACCGGCCGGGCAGCACTGGGGTATGCTGGAGGAGCTGCAAGCCGGGGGCTGAGCTTCCCTGTGAAGGGAAGAGGCTGGGGCACAGCCAGGAAAGGAGCAGCAGTGCCACTAGGTGTTCCCAGACAGGCCGCTGTGAGAAGCTGGGGCTAGCTGCAGCAGCCGGGGGGGAGGACACCTGTGGCAGTGCTGCTCTCCATTCACACTGCAGGACTTGGCCTGGATGGTCACTTTCTACGTCCGAATCTTCCTTACTTACATGCCGCTGCTGGGGCTGAAGGGCTTCCTGGGCCTTTTCTTCATTGTCAGGTGATGTCTGATGGGGCTTAAGGGCTGGCAAGGGAAGGTAGGGTGCTGGATCAGGTCCGGGCCTAGAGGATTCAGGATTTGGCCGGGGGAGGGTAGACAGGCTGGTGTGGCTGAGGAGTGACAGCTGTACTGGCTTTACTGTTTGtggccatgtactacactcaacaGGTTCCTAGAGAGCAACTGGTTTGTGTGGGTGACCCAGATGAACCACATCCCCATGCACATTGATCACGACCGCAACGTGGACTGGGTCTCCACGCAGGTAAGACTTGGTGAGAACACAACTAATGAAAAGGGTGGGTTGCTGACAGTAATAGCCCCCCTCTCCCAAAGACAAGAAAACATCTCCCTGACATTATTGCCTTATTGGCATGAGACTCCCCAAGTAGAGAGTAACCAGGGCTGGGGGCAGTCCTGAACAAATGTCCCAGCCTGACTGACCTAGAAAATGCTAAACCCACTGTTCTGTGTCCTGACCTTCTCCAGCTCCAGGCAACGTGCAATGTCCACCAGTCGGCCTTCAATGACTGGTTCAGTGGGCATCTCAACTTCCAGATTGAGCACCAGTGAGTGGGGAGACAGGGAAGCAGGGATGGGAGTAGGGGCAGGAGTGGAGGAGCAGTGGCCACTGATTCATCCAACTTTTCCTGAAGCCTCTTCCCCACGATGCCCCGGCACAACTACCACAAAGTGGCGCCCCTCGTGCAGTCCCTGTGCACCAAGTACGGCATAGAGTATCAGTCTAAGCCCCTGCTCTCCGCTTTCGCTGACATCGTCTAGTGAGTACCGTCCCGGGATGCTGGTTGCCGAGAGGACAGGGTGGTGGGTATGCAGTAGAGCAGGGTGAGGAGCCACAGAGTTCCATTTAACTGCAGCGGAGGTCACCATAGCACAGGGGGCAGTGTTACTGGCTTGTGGCCAGGTCAGACCCTGTTTTCAGTGGAGTCATGCTCCCTGCCATCCCCCGCCTGTGTAACAGCCTCAGCCAGCTTCTTCAAAGCAGTGAGGAAAGCCTCTGGGGCAGAGAACCTGATAGGATGAAGCTCCATCTACAAGAATGGGACCACTCCATCTGTGGTGGCTCAGCCCTGCCTGCCACTCTGACTGTCCCCCGTGTTGTCCCTGCAGCTCACTGAAGGAGTCGGGGCAGCTCTGGCTGGACGCCTATCTTCACCAATAGCTCCTCCCTCCAGCGGGAAGGGAAGAGATGATCACTGGAGCCAGACCGAGAGGATTGTGGGGGACTGTGCCACTGGGACTCTAATACTCAGAGGGGGTGGGTTTGGGGACGTAAAGGCTTGTGTTCAGACCTGCCCCCTTTGCCTTCTAGGCACAAAGGAGGTGGGAGCACACAAGCCCCCGAAGGGGGCACTGTTGGGACAGGGTGTgagtcagttttgttttttcctacttGGACAGGGCAGTTGGGTGGGAGCCAGTCAGTACTGGACGTCCACTCTTTGAAAGGGGAAGCTCATCTCCCCAGGCCGTACCTTAGCGACTCTTCACCCTCCTCACTAGCCTCAGAGGGACAGATGGCTCCATCACTTTGAACAAGATTTGGAAAGGAAGCATTCATGCATAGAATTTCGAGGCCTGGCACAACTCCTTGCCCAAGAACTCAGCTCAGTGCCCAGGGCAGGGTGTGACCTCTTCTGGTCCTGGCTGCTGAGAGAAGCCATTTCCCAGTTTCAGAAGTAGTCAGGACAAAGGTCAGAATGGTGCTTCTGGAGGCATTGGACCTAAAGGATCCTATCACCACTACTTTTGGATTCGTGTTCCATCCAGGTTCCAA carries:
- the Fads1 gene encoding acyl-CoA (8-3)-desaturase, with the protein product MAPDAVPNPRYFTWEEVAQRSGREKERWLVIDRKVYNISNFVRSHPGGSRVISHYAGQDATDPFIAFHINKGIVRKYMNSLLIGELSPEQPSFEPTKNKELTNEFRELRATVERMGLMKANHLFFLLYLLHILLLDVAAWLTLWLFGTSLVPFFLSAVLLSAVQAQAGWLQHDFGHLSVFSTSTWNHLLHHFVIGHLKGAPASWWNHMHFQHHAKPNCFLKDPDINMHPFFFALGKVLSVELGKQKKKYMPYNHQHKYFFLIGPPALLPLYFQWYIFYFVVQRKKWVDLAWMVTFYVRIFLTYMPLLGLKGFLGLFFIVRFLESNWFVWVTQMNHIPMHIDHDRNVDWVSTQLQATCNVHQSAFNDWFSGHLNFQIEHHLFPTMPRHNYHKVAPLVQSLCTKYGIEYQSKPLLSAFADIVYSLKESGQLWLDAYLHQ